The DNA window CCAGCGTATAACGCTTCTTCAATTTCATGCCGGCGGCGCCCAGGATGGTGCGGATGGAGCGCGCCGTGCGCCCCTGCTTCCCGATCACCTTGCCCAAGTCGTTGGGGCCGACGCGCAGCTCCAGC is part of the Terriglobales bacterium genome and encodes:
- a CDS encoding KH domain-containing protein; the protein is MELRVGPNDLGKVIGKQGRTARSIRTILGAAGMKLKKRYTLEILE